ATGCGTGTGTCCCGTCGCTGGTTCGAGGCGTTCCAGGAAGCGCGGTTGCTCAGTCCGGCAGTATCGTCCGCGGCGCGTCGGCCGTGCTCGTGTCCGCCTTCAGCAGGGCGGGATCGATCGCGCGCTTGAGGATCTTCCCGGTCGCTCCCTTCGGCAACTCGTCCACGACGGCGACGAGATGGGGCACCTTGTAGGCGGAGAGACGTTCCTTGGCCCATGCGCGCAGTTCGGCCACGCCGAGGCGGGCGCCGGGCCGTACCGCGATGACGGCAGCGACCTCTTCGCCGTAGAACTCGTCGGGGACTCCTATGACGGCCGCTTCGACGATGTCGGGGTGTTCGTACAGGACGTCCTCGACCTCGCGCGGGTAGACGTTGTAGCCACCGCGGATGACCAGGTCCTTCTTGCGGTCGACGATGCGCAGGTCTCCGTCGTGGTCCGTGGCGCCGAGGTCTCCGGTGCGCAGCCACCCGTCGCGCAGGGCCTCGGCGGTGGCATCGGGTCGGTTCCAGTAGCCCTTCATCACAACGGGGCCCTTGATGTGGACCTCGCCGACCTGGCCGGGTGGCAGTTCGTGACCGTCGTCGTCCCGTACGGAGATGGCGCAGCCCGGCAGGGCCCGTCCCACGTGTCCCGGCTTCGCCGGCCGGCCCACGAGATGGCAGGTCGCGGCGCCGGTGGTCTCCGTCAGGCCGTAGCCCTCGACGATGGTGCAGCCGAACCGCTTCTCGAAGGCGCGCATCACCTCCACCGGCAGTGAGGCGCCGCCGGAGGACGCGAGGCGCAGACCGGTGAAGTCGGCGCCGGTGTCGTAGGCGGCGCGCAGGATCGCGTTCCACATGGTGGGTACGCCCGCGATGAAGGTGGGGTGGTCGCGGCGGATCATGGCCAGCATGGTCGACGGGTGGAACCGTTCGAGGAGGGTGAGGCTGCCGCCGGCGCGCATCGTGGTGGCCATCACGCACGCCTGCCCGAAGACGTGGAACAGGGGCAGGCCGGTCACGGCGCAGTCCTCGGCGGTGATGGCGTGCACGTCGCAGAAGACCGCCGCGCAGGCATTGAGATTGCCGTGGGTGAGCTGGGCGCCCTTGGGCCGTCCGGTGGTGCCGGAGGTGTAGAGGAGAGCGGCTGTGTCGTCGTCCTCGCTTGGGTGCACGTCAGGGATCGAGGGGGTCCCTGTCGGACCCGTTTCGGTGAGACCGGGCTGCAACTCCCAGTATGGGACGGACAGTCCGTCCGCGGCCTGCTCGGGCGCCGGAGTGATCGCATGCCAGCCCAGGACGAGCGACACGTCCGCGTCGCCCGCTATGAACGCCAACTCCCTTTGTGGGGCCATGGTGTTGGCGGTGACGGCGATCGCACCGGCAGCGAGGATCCCGTAGTAGGCGAACGCGAACTCGGGCACGGAAGGCGCGACGAGCAGGACTCTGTCGCCGGGGCGTACGCCGTGCTCGGCCAGGCGGCCCGCGACGGCGGCGGCGCGCTCACGGAGGCGGCCGTAGGTCCACTCCTCGCCGTCCTCCCCGCGAAGGGCGATGTGGTCGGGTGTCGACGAGGCGTGATTCCAGACTGGTGCGGCAGCGTTGGCCATGCGGGGCGACCTTCCGTGCTCACTTGGGGTCGAGGGGGCGGAATGCGGGCGCGCGGCCCTCCAGATAGCTGGCGACGCCCTCGGCGGCGTCGGGTCGGCGGAAGGCTTCCGGCATGAGTGCGTCCGCCGCGTCGGCGGCCGTGACGAAGTCGGTGTCGAGAGCCTGGAGCACCTGGTGCTTCATGACGGTCATCGACGCGGGTGAGGACCAGGTGGCCAGTTCGGTGGCGTACTCGACTGCGGCGTCGAGGAGCTGATCCGCGTCGACGACCCTGTTGACCAGCCCCATTTCGTACGCCTCCGTACCGCGCACCACCCGCCCGGAAAGCAGCAGGTCCATGGCCCGGCTCTGGCCGATGAGGCGCGGCAGCAGCCAGGCTATGCCGTACTCGGCGATCAGGCCGCGGCGCGCGAACGCCGTCGTGAACTTGGCATCGGGTGTGCTGAAGCGGATGTCGCAGTAAAGGGCCTCGACGAGGCCGAGCCCGGCGGCGGCCCCGTTGACGGCCGCGATGAGGGGCTTGCGCAGCGTCAGCGGGAACCACCGGGGGCGCTCCCTCTTCGGCATCGCGCCAGCCATCAACTCCACTGTCGCACCGGCCTGTTGCAAGTCGTCCATGTCGGCTCCCGCACAGAAGCCGCGGCCCGCTCCGGTCAGGACGATCGCCCGCACGCCGGGATCCGCCTCGGCTTCGTCGAGCAGAGCGAAGTAGCGTTCTTCCAGCTCGTCGGTCCAGGCGTTGAGACGGTCCGGACGGTTGAGCGTCAGCACGAGCACGGAACCTCGTCGCTCGGCCAGAACCGTCGTCGACTGGGCTGCTTGGATGCTTCCGGTCACCGTCGTCGTCTCCTCTTCAGCGGTTCGCGCCTCTGGGGCCCGCCTCATGTATATTTGAACCCAACGTCAAGTTCAACACCTACAACACGCCCCTCACCGGCGTGAGTTCCTTGCGCCGGCCAGCATGCGAACGACAGGAGCTCTGGGCACATGACGACGCATATGCCGATCACCGACTGGGAGCGCGTCGCGGCGCGGGATGTCACGACCAACGGCATCACCCTCCGCGTCTTCGAACACGGTGAAGGACGGCCGGACAGGCCTCCCGTGGTCCTGTGCCACGGCTTTCCTGAGCTGGCCTTTTCCTGGCGGCATCAGGTTTTCCCGCTCGCCGAGGCGGGGTACCGCGTCCTGGTTCCCGACATGCGCGGGTACGGCGGCAGCTCACGCCCCGACGATGCCGACGCCTACGACATCCTGACGCTCTGCGCCGACCTGGCCGGGCTCCTCGACGACGTCGGCGCGGACGACGCCTTCTTCGTCGGGCACGACTGGGGCGCCTCCGTGGTGTGGAACATGGCGTTGCTCCATCCCGAGCGGGTACGCGCGGTGGCCGGGATGAGCGTGCCGCCGACGCCGCGCGCCCCGGCCCCGCCGCTGCCCATCCTGCGCTCACGCAACGGCGACGACTTCTACATCGTGTGGTTCCAGGAGCCGGGCGTCGCCGACCGGGCGCTGAGCCAGAACGTGCGCAGGACCCTCGTCACGAGGGAGATCTACTCGGCCAAGTGGGCCGCCAAGGCCGATGAGCAGTTGCCTCCTCCGCGATGGATGGGCGACGAGGAACTCACCTACTACGTCAAGACGTTCGAGGAGACCGGCTTCACCGGTGGCCTCAACTACTACCGCAACCTCGATCGCAACTGGGCGCTGACCGAGCACCTGGACGGCCGTCTCATCAACCAGCCGTCACTCTTCATCACCGGGTCGAAGGACCCGGTGGGGAAGTTCATGCCCGCGCACCTCGACCGGATGCTCACCGACCTCCGTGGACACGTCGTCCTGGACGGCGCCGGGCACTGGATCCAACAGGAGCGAGCGGAGGATGTGAACGCCGCGCTGCTGGAGTTCCTCTCCACCCTCGGCTGATAATATCCGCCGCTACCGGTGATGTACGTGATCGATCAAGAGTGGATGGACCCCAGTGGCTGCCCAGGCCCCGGCCGCAGACGGCGGCCAGAAACAACCGATCACGCCCCGCAGCCCGCGCGGTGTCCGGACACGTAACGCGCTGATCACCGCCGCCCGAGAGGTCTTCGAACGCGACGGATATCTGGATGCCCGGATCACGGACATCTCCAAGGCCGCGCATGTCGCCTCCGGGTCCTTCTACACGTACTTCAACAGCAAGGAAGAGATCTTCCAGGCGCTCGTCGCGCAGGTGCAGGAGGAGATGCTCCACCCGCACCTGCGCGAGCGCACCGGGATCACCGACACCCGGCAGCTCATCGACGCGTCGAACCGTGAGTACTTGCGCGCGTACAAGAAGAACGCGCGCCTGATGGCACTGTTCGAGCAAGTGGCCCAGGTCGACGAGAAGTTCATGGCGCTGCGTATCGAGCGCGGCAACGCGTTCGCGCGCCGCAACGCCAAGCTGATCCAGACACTGCAGGAGAACGGCGAAGCCGACACGAGCCTGGATCCGCTGGTCACGGCGCACGCTCTGTCCGTGATGGTGAGCCGCATGGCCTACATGGTGTTCGTGCTGGGCCAGCGCATTCCCTTCGAGCGGCTCGTCACGACACTCAACAAGATCTGGGAGAACGGCCTCCAGCTCACGGCCTCCGAGCCGGAGCGCTGACCGCTCAGGGCCGGGCCGCGAGCGCCCGGCCCGGCGGCGGCGCTTCGACGGTGACCATCAGGCCAGAAGGCGCATCGGAGCCTGGGCTGTGTCGTCGGGATCGCCCTCCGCGGCGAAGTGTCCTACCCCGGGCACGGTGACCTGGGTGGCGCCGGGAACTGCCGCGGCGAGGCGCGTGCCGGTGGCGGGATCGACCCCCTGGTCCTGGTCGCCTCAGAGCACGAGGGTCGGGGCGGTGATCTCGCCCAGGCGTTCCATCACTTCGCGGGTGTCCTCGAAGCTGACGGCCGTGACCTGGTCCATCCAGCGCTGCTGCCCATCGGGGCCGGCCCAGGGCTCGGGGTAGGCGTTCGCCGTTGAAGGGCAGCGGTCTCGGACCGCGGGGCCCAAGCGCTGACCGGGCAGGCCCTCAGTCCCGGCTAATGGTGGGTTGATCGAGGCCTGCCGGCCACACACAGGAAAAGCGGGTCAGAGGAAAGACGCGAGCCCGTCGAGGAACCTGTCCACGTCACCGGCCGAGTTGTACGGCGCCAGGCCCACTCGAAGGGCGGGGTTCTCCAGCTTCAGGGCGGTGAAGGTCTCGTAGGCGTAGAACGACCCGGCCGGGGCCAGGACGTCGCGTGCGGCGAGATGGGCCTGGGCCTCGCGGGCGTCGCGGCCTTCGATCGTCATCAGGAGGGTCGGGGTGCGGTCGGCCGCCTTCGAGTGCAGGGTGACGGCGTCGCCCAGAGCGCGTAGCCCCTCTTC
The DNA window shown above is from Streptomyces sp. NBC_01445 and carries:
- a CDS encoding enoyl-CoA hydratase-related protein; amino-acid sequence: MTGSIQAAQSTTVLAERRGSVLVLTLNRPDRLNAWTDELEERYFALLDEAEADPGVRAIVLTGAGRGFCAGADMDDLQQAGATVELMAGAMPKRERPRWFPLTLRKPLIAAVNGAAAGLGLVEALYCDIRFSTPDAKFTTAFARRGLIAEYGIAWLLPRLIGQSRAMDLLLSGRVVRGTEAYEMGLVNRVVDADQLLDAAVEYATELATWSSPASMTVMKHQVLQALDTDFVTAADAADALMPEAFRRPDAAEGVASYLEGRAPAFRPLDPK
- a CDS encoding TetR/AcrR family transcriptional regulator; its protein translation is MAAQAPAADGGQKQPITPRSPRGVRTRNALITAAREVFERDGYLDARITDISKAAHVASGSFYTYFNSKEEIFQALVAQVQEEMLHPHLRERTGITDTRQLIDASNREYLRAYKKNARLMALFEQVAQVDEKFMALRIERGNAFARRNAKLIQTLQENGEADTSLDPLVTAHALSVMVSRMAYMVFVLGQRIPFERLVTTLNKIWENGLQLTASEPER
- a CDS encoding long-chain-fatty-acid--CoA ligase, producing the protein MANAAAPVWNHASSTPDHIALRGEDGEEWTYGRLRERAAAVAGRLAEHGVRPGDRVLLVAPSVPEFAFAYYGILAAGAIAVTANTMAPQRELAFIAGDADVSLVLGWHAITPAPEQAADGLSVPYWELQPGLTETGPTGTPSIPDVHPSEDDDTAALLYTSGTTGRPKGAQLTHGNLNACAAVFCDVHAITAEDCAVTGLPLFHVFGQACVMATTMRAGGSLTLLERFHPSTMLAMIRRDHPTFIAGVPTMWNAILRAAYDTGADFTGLRLASSGGASLPVEVMRAFEKRFGCTIVEGYGLTETTGAATCHLVGRPAKPGHVGRALPGCAISVRDDDGHELPPGQVGEVHIKGPVVMKGYWNRPDATAEALRDGWLRTGDLGATDHDGDLRIVDRKKDLVIRGGYNVYPREVEDVLYEHPDIVEAAVIGVPDEFYGEEVAAVIAVRPGARLGVAELRAWAKERLSAYKVPHLVAVVDELPKGATGKILKRAIDPALLKADTSTADAPRTILPD
- a CDS encoding alpha/beta fold hydrolase, whose translation is MTTHMPITDWERVAARDVTTNGITLRVFEHGEGRPDRPPVVLCHGFPELAFSWRHQVFPLAEAGYRVLVPDMRGYGGSSRPDDADAYDILTLCADLAGLLDDVGADDAFFVGHDWGASVVWNMALLHPERVRAVAGMSVPPTPRAPAPPLPILRSRNGDDFYIVWFQEPGVADRALSQNVRRTLVTREIYSAKWAAKADEQLPPPRWMGDEELTYYVKTFEETGFTGGLNYYRNLDRNWALTEHLDGRLINQPSLFITGSKDPVGKFMPAHLDRMLTDLRGHVVLDGAGHWIQQERAEDVNAALLEFLSTLG